In Bdellovibrionota bacterium, one genomic interval encodes:
- a CDS encoding DnaJ domain-containing protein, whose translation MEKRDINIAVLDIDATFRGATKELLEKEGYTVSAFADHEQILSNLKMRKYDVFIIECLTQKTSLANLVTSIQTASNHECLFIFVSLILEKSSVKDVLLQTKSQHFLKKPVIPAHIVSAIKDRFADQLTEAHEPFIEALCTPQLTSAQRINALKTSQSVHSYEVPRILSYLSRTQFSGILKFKNPDTKDAQVTLRAGHVIKAEVDDPKSFFGALLVDKNYVSLEELELVLQQKNTKRIGERLVDSNLVSPHVIDLVNVEQLGIRLGYLIKNTSYDMEIFEQAVGQEELPMDLPVLQRFVSDWVNSKISLSWLKTFYLSFIDKKIMRGSLYADISPMHTLPPLNRMPKFAQELIQGVTIQQIVDQRKYSEDDVYSAVHLLITQEFIYFDKQGKPQDHKSHLDRLVKLRREMDHQNHFEILGLSDKAKSKEIKRSYYELSKLFHPDKVSADAPKETKELTSYIFSKISKANEILSDDNRRATYLKELEKGFAEKILESESLFEEGRSFLKANQAAKALQLFEKAMSLRPPTSDLKLHFLWSKLLVAPTSNIETYFKGLEADLNRIPPEDRHNSTYYFVKGLYLRQIGDLDSAEKTVKHALSLTPSFIEAQRELHIITLQKKSSKPVDFMNADLKDVVGMLFSKKKK comes from the coding sequence ATGGAAAAAAGAGATATAAATATAGCCGTGCTTGATATCGATGCCACTTTTAGAGGCGCGACAAAAGAACTTCTTGAAAAAGAAGGCTATACCGTTTCTGCGTTCGCAGATCACGAACAAATACTTTCCAACTTGAAGATGAGAAAGTACGACGTTTTCATTATCGAATGCTTAACTCAAAAAACTTCTCTCGCTAACTTAGTGACATCCATTCAAACGGCTTCGAATCACGAATGTCTATTTATTTTTGTGAGCTTAATTTTAGAAAAGTCTTCAGTAAAAGATGTATTGCTTCAAACCAAGTCTCAACATTTTTTAAAAAAACCAGTGATCCCAGCTCATATTGTATCTGCAATTAAAGATAGGTTTGCCGATCAATTGACAGAGGCACATGAGCCTTTCATCGAGGCACTTTGCACACCTCAATTGACTTCTGCTCAAAGAATAAATGCTCTTAAGACTTCACAAAGTGTTCATTCTTATGAAGTTCCAAGAATTTTAAGTTATTTATCTCGTACACAATTTTCAGGGATCCTAAAATTCAAGAACCCTGACACCAAAGATGCACAAGTTACTCTACGCGCAGGCCACGTGATCAAGGCCGAAGTGGATGACCCTAAATCATTCTTCGGAGCTTTATTGGTTGATAAAAACTATGTGAGCCTTGAAGAACTTGAACTTGTGCTCCAACAAAAAAATACCAAAAGAATCGGTGAAAGATTAGTGGACTCAAACCTTGTGAGTCCCCATGTGATTGACCTCGTCAACGTAGAACAATTGGGTATTCGCTTAGGTTACCTGATTAAGAATACCTCTTATGATATGGAGATTTTCGAGCAAGCGGTCGGCCAAGAAGAACTTCCTATGGATCTGCCTGTTCTCCAAAGATTCGTGAGTGACTGGGTGAATTCTAAAATTTCACTTTCTTGGTTAAAAACTTTCTATCTGTCTTTTATTGATAAGAAAATTATGAGAGGATCACTCTACGCGGATATCTCTCCCATGCATACCCTGCCGCCACTGAATAGAATGCCCAAGTTTGCGCAAGAACTTATCCAAGGTGTGACAATTCAACAGATCGTAGACCAGAGAAAATACTCAGAAGATGATGTGTATTCGGCTGTTCACTTGCTCATTACTCAAGAATTTATTTATTTTGATAAACAAGGTAAACCCCAAGATCATAAGTCTCACCTCGATCGTTTAGTAAAGTTGAGACGTGAAATGGATCATCAAAATCATTTTGAAATCTTGGGGTTAAGCGATAAGGCAAAATCTAAAGAGATCAAGAGATCTTACTATGAACTTTCAAAGTTATTCCATCCAGACAAAGTCTCTGCTGACGCTCCAAAAGAAACAAAGGAACTCACTTCGTATATCTTCTCGAAAATCTCTAAAGCCAATGAAATTCTAAGTGACGACAACCGGCGCGCCACTTACTTGAAAGAACTTGAAAAAGGTTTTGCCGAAAAAATCTTAGAATCAGAATCATTATTCGAAGAGGGCCGCTCATTCTTAAAAGCCAACCAGGCGGCAAAGGCTCTTCAGTTGTTTGAAAAAGCAATGAGCCTAAGACCTCCTACTTCGGATTTAAAGCTGCATTTCTTGTGGTCAAAATTATTAGTGGCCCCAACTTCCAACATTGAAACCTACTTTAAAGGCCTGGAAGCAGATCTTAATCGTATTCCTCCAGAAGATCGCCACAACTCTACTTACTACTTTGTAAAAGGTCTTTACTTAAGACAAATTGGCGATTTGGACAGTGCTGAAAAAACGGTAAAACACGCTCTTTCCCTCACACCGAGCTTTATAGAAGCCCAAAGAGAATTGCACATTATCACTCTGCAAAAAAAGTCTTCAAAACCCGTGGACTTCATGAATGCCGATTTAAAAGACGTAGTCGGAATGCTATTCAGCAAGAAAAAGAAATAA
- the trxA gene encoding thioredoxin: MGQFTKPITDASFEADVLKANIPVLVDFWAEWCGPCQALGPKLEEVAQALGPKAMIVKLNVDENPETAAKYGVRGIPTMILFKGGQDVDQIVGNVPKETISALMNKYL; encoded by the coding sequence ATGGGTCAATTTACAAAACCAATCACAGACGCAAGTTTTGAAGCAGATGTATTAAAAGCAAACATTCCAGTATTAGTAGATTTCTGGGCAGAATGGTGTGGTCCATGTCAGGCCTTAGGTCCTAAGTTAGAAGAAGTTGCTCAGGCCCTTGGTCCTAAAGCAATGATCGTAAAATTGAATGTGGATGAAAATCCAGAGACGGCAGCAAAGTACGGTGTAAGAGGAATTCCCACAATGATTCTTTTCAAAGGCGGACAAGACGTCGACCAAATCGTTGGCAACGTCCCAAAAGAAACAATCTCTGCATTAATGAATAAATACCTTTAA